A section of the Papio anubis isolate 15944 chromosome 2, Panubis1.0, whole genome shotgun sequence genome encodes:
- the HIGD1A gene encoding HIG1 domain family member 1A, mitochondrial codes for MSTDTGVSLPSYEEDQGSKLIRKAKEAPFVPVGLAGFAAIVAYGLYKLKSRGNTKMSLHLIHMRVAAQGFVVGAMTVGMGYSMYREFWAKPKP; via the exons ATGTCAACAGACACAGGTGTTTCCCTTCCTTCATATGAGGAAGATCAGGGATCCAAACTTATTCGAAAAGCTAAAGAGGCACCATTCGTACCTGTTG GACTAGCAGGTTTTGCAGCAATTGTTGCATATGGATTATACAAACTGAAGAGCAGGGGAAATACTAAAATGTCTCTTCATCTGATCCACATGCGTGTGGCTGCCCAAGGCTTTGTTGTAGGAGCAATGACTGTTG gtaTGGGCTATTCCATGTATCGGGAATTCTGGGCAAAACCTAAGCCTTAG